A window of Zingiber officinale cultivar Zhangliang chromosome 5A, Zo_v1.1, whole genome shotgun sequence contains these coding sequences:
- the LOC121980990 gene encoding autophagy-related protein 8C: protein MAKSSFKLEHPLERRQAEADRIREKYPDRIPVIVEKAERSDIPDIDKKKYLVPADLTVGQFVYVVRKRIKLSAEKAIFIFVKDSLPPTAAMMSAIYEENKDEDGFLYMTYSGENTFGTL from the exons ATGGCGAAGAGTTCCTTCAAGTTGGAGCATCCACTCG AAAGGAGGCAAGCAGAGGCTGATCGGATCAGGGAGAAGTACCCCGATAGAATTCCT GTGATTGTGGAGAAGGCTGAGAGAAGCGATATACCAGACATTGACAAAAAGAA GTACCTGGTTCCTGCTGATCTCACAGTTGGGCAGTTTGTTTACGTGGTGCGCAAGAGGATCAAGCTCAGTGCGGAGAAGGCCATCTTCATCTTCGTCAAGGACTCGCTGCCACCCACAG CTGCAATGATGTCTGCCATCTACGAGGAGAACAAGGACGAGGATGGCTTTCTCTATATGACTTACAGTGGAGAGAACACGTTTGGCACCCTGTGA